The Apostichopus japonicus isolate 1M-3 chromosome 3, ASM3797524v1, whole genome shotgun sequence region TCTGCTTACATCATAGCTTTTTGGAGTTGTTTTAAGACGCTTGACCTTAACCGGTGCTGATAGTACTGTTGCCAGGACGAGGTTATGATCTGACCCCACATCTGCTGAGCAGTAGGACCGGCAGTTCTTGAATGTAGTCAGGTTTTCTTGCTGGGTAATAATGAAGTCAATCATATTCTTGTACTTTCCACAAGGGGAGGTCCAAGTTACTTTCCTACAGTCTTTGTGCTGGAAATGTGTGCTGCACACTGTTAGTTTGTTGAGCATACAAAATTCTAACAGCTTTTCTCCACGCTCATTGATTTTTCCCAAGCCAAATCTACCCATTGCAGGGCTCCAGGTGTTCTGGTCTGTGCCTATTTTTGCATTGAAGTCGCCCATGAGGATGAGGCGCTCCCTCTTATTGACTTTCTGAAGGTGGTGCTGCAGCACATCATAGAATTGATCGCTTTCTGCATCACTATGCGTCGAGGTCGGGGCATATACTTGGATGATATTAAGTATCCCTTCCTTGGTTCTAAACTTGGCTGTGATAATCCTTGGTGACACTGACTCAAAGCTAACGAGGCAACTTAGTAGTGACTGTGATATCAGGAGTCCCACACCTTCTCTCCCAATTCCGTCTTTCCTACAACCGAGTAAGGCGGTAAAATCCTCTTTGCTAATCATGGTGTCAGATTCAGTCAGGTGGGTTTCACTTAGTCCAAGGATGTCTAGGTTGAAACTTCTGGCTTCTTCCAGGAGAATTTCCCAATTACCTTCCTTTCTCGGTGTTCTGACATTCCATGTCGCAATATTTAGATTACTGGAGCTCCTTTTCCCAGGTTCCTCAACAGTAGTTTTAGTCACAGTTGGTTCATTTGTCACAGATTGGCGTTTATTGGTCACAAATTGGCGTTTGGTCGATTTCCGGTTACTTACGCTGGTCCTTGTCAAAGTTCGGCTACTTACGCTGATTGGTTCATTCTCCTTTTTCTTAGCTGCAGCGTCTTCTTTTACCTGTGGAGATGGCAACCAAACATCCGGCGGATTCTTCGCACCCCTGCTACTCTGTTGCCAGCGAGTAGCCACCGGGACTCGGGGCCATAACGGGGAGTCGACTATCATGAAGGTATAGGTTTACTCAACAGAGTATATAGCCTGGTAGAATAATGAAACTGGGCACGCGGCTACTGACTTCCCAGTAGAGGCTGGATGAACTCCTTGGACTCCTGTCCGATGTAAAGGAGCTCTTAGTCAGATCTTGGTCTTACTTCTGACAGGAGGTCCAGCACCTCCTCCACACTCTGGAACTATTGTTCCAGAGGGGGGCCTCAGTTCAGTCGCCGAGGGCTCGACCATGTGACAGGTGGTACCGGGTTACATGGTAACCAGTAGCAAGAGAGATCTCCTGACCTGACCTGACcgacattcgatatatcggtaccgaatattcgattgatcggtaccgcacttcgattatcggtaccgcacattcatattatcggtaccgcacattcgattgttcggtatcgcacattcgattgatcgataccgcacattctattgatcggtatcgcaaattcgattaatcggtacagcacattcgatttatcggtaccgcacattcgattaatcggtaccgcacattcgatttataggtatcccacattcgattgatcggtaccgaacattcgtttgatcggtaccgaactttcgattgatcgaggacgaacattcgattgatcagtaccgaacattcgattgatcggtaccgcacattcgattcatcgggaccgcacattcgatcgatcggtaccgaacattcgattgataggtaccgaacattcgattgatcgagaacgaaaattcgattgatcagtaccgaacattcgattgatcggaaccgcacatttgatttatcggtaccgcacattcgattgttcggtacggcacattccattgttttgtaccgattgatcgctactgaacattcgatcgaacgataccgcacattcaatttatcggtaccgcacattcgattgttcggtatcgcaccttcgattgaacggtaccgtactttcgatttttcggtacggcacattcgattgatcggtaccgtactttcgattgttcggtatcgcacattcgattgatcggtatcgcttattccatttatcggtaacgcacattcgattgatcggtaccgaacatacgattgatcggtaccaaacattcgattgatcggtaccaaacattccatttaacggtaccgcacattccacttatcggtactgcacattcgattgatcggtaccgcacattcgattgatcggtaccgcacattcga contains the following coding sequences:
- the LOC139965438 gene encoding craniofacial development protein 2-like — translated: MIVDSPLWPRVPVATRWQQSSRGAKNPPDVWLPSPQVKEDAAAKKKENEPISVSSRTLTRTSVSNRKSTKRQFVTNKRQSVTNEPTVTKTTVEEPGKRSSSNLNIATWNVRTPRKEGNWEILLEEARSFNLDILGLSETHLTESDTMISKEDFTALLGCRKDGIGREGVGLLISQSLLSCLVSFESVSPRIITAKFRTKEGILNIIQVYAPTSTHSDAESDQFYDVLQHHLQKVNKRERLILMGDFNAKIGTDQNTWSPAMGRFGLGKINERGEKLLEFCMLNKLTVCSTHFQHKDCRKVTWTSPCGKYKNMIDFIITQQENLTTFKNCRSYCSADVGSDHNLVLATVLSAPVKVKRLKTTPKSYDVSRLHNSLIAEEFRAKIGGAFEPLLHLEDTDVETLWEKFKNTTNKVTEETVGFQRKKLVKGLPEEVRKMCHLRRKARVEMLNNPTAANKNNYKTFNKKVK